GCCATTTTCACGTTCGTACAAATGATAATGTTGACCTATAATGGGTTCAAAAGTGAATTTAGCTTCGTTTATTAATCTATTATCCTCAAACTCTTGCATTAAGAGTTCATATTGTTCTTTAATTTCTTTAAACCTCGTTTTTACTTTATGGTTTAGCTTATTAACACTTCTTTTTTTCCAAGCAACAGTATCTGTAGTAGTAATAACAGGCGCTCCAACACTTGTTGCATATGGTTTTAAATATGCATCGTACTTTTGAGTTTCTGTATTATAAACAACATTATCAGGTTTCTTTTCTTCTGTCATTTTATTTTAACGTCTCTATTTGTTTCATAATTTCTTCAGCTTCATAAACCTTTTGATCACTTAGTTTTCTATTCGTTGAAGAGAGGCTATGTGCATCTTTTGTTAACTTTTTATATGCTTCGTACAACTTGTCTTTTTTTGATTTCTTTTTAAATAATCCAAACATCATAGTAAATTTTAAGAGGGTTAAATATTAAATAATAGTATGCAAATATACAAAATGTTTAACGTTTATTACTTATTATTAAACAAAAGCACTTAAAAAGGACTTTGT
The window above is part of the Polaribacter sp. SA4-12 genome. Proteins encoded here:
- a CDS encoding DUF2452 domain-containing protein, whose protein sequence is MTEEKKPDNVVYNTETQKYDAYLKPYATSVGAPVITTTDTVAWKKRSVNKLNHKVKTRFKEIKEQYELLMQEFEDNRLINEAKFTFEPIIGQHYHLYERENGDHFLSIIAPNECNFNSLGSFYLNADQIWEKVV
- a CDS encoding Lacal_2735 family protein, which encodes MFGLFKKKSKKDKLYEAYKKLTKDAHSLSSTNRKLSDQKVYEAEEIMKQIETLK